The Bdellovibrio bacteriovorus genomic interval TTTCAGCACACATCACTGCTGATGCCAGTCCGCAAGAGATGCCATCGCCACCGCCACGAATCGCTTCGTTGCAAGTTCCATCAAGGGGGAAGGGTTTGAAAACCAGCTTCACATCCGGATGGCTGTTGGCGAAAGCATGAAGAGTAGGGGCTGCGTGTTTACAGTGGGGGCAACGGAAGTCCGCAAACTCAACAATAGTCATGACTGGTTCGGAAGAGCCTTTTTGCAAAGTCAAACCCGCAGAAAGATCGAAAGTCTGTTGCGGAGCTGCTGACCAATAAGCGACTTTTTCTTTGGCCATTTTTTCTATATCTGAAAGACCATGGCTTTCAAGATACATAATGTTTCCAAGGAAGGCGAAAGCGGGGATCGCAAGCAAGAACCCGCCCACCCATTTTTCTGTCGTAAAAATGTCTTTCACGTCATCTGTAAGGTTCGCGACTGAAAGGTCCTCAGCACCCAACCAGATTCCGATGAATCCGATGATGGAAAGAATATAAGCGCCAATACAAAAGATGCACAAGTTGCTCATGAAGGACAATGAGATCGCCGCCATAACCAGAGTGCCGATGATCGTGATTCCCGAGAACAAGAAAGCGTAGCGGGATGTCTTCGCTTGATCTTGAACCATGTTAAAGCGAGTCACCGCCAAGAAGTAAAGAAGCACGATGTTTGCGACCACACCCCAAAGAGCTACCGGAACTCCGAAAAGAGCCGAGTACTTGCTCGCCGTTACCGCGTCACAGTTAAGAACTTCGTTGATGTTACAGACTGAACCACCCTCAGCAGTTCCGTATTTCAAGCCATAATAGTGAAGAGTTAGGTAAA includes:
- a CDS encoding DsbA family protein — protein: MKNTASSKKKFLNLALIATLIAIGVHLYLTLHYYGLKYGTAEGGSVCNINEVLNCDAVTASKYSALFGVPVALWGVVANIVLLYFLAVTRFNMVQDQAKTSRYAFLFSGITIIGTLVMAAISLSFMSNLCIFCIGAYILSIIGFIGIWLGAEDLSVANLTDDVKDIFTTEKWVGGFLLAIPAFAFLGNIMYLESHGLSDIEKMAKEKVAYWSAAPQQTFDLSAGLTLQKGSSEPVMTIVEFADFRCPHCKHAAPTLHAFANSHPDVKLVFKPFPLDGTCNEAIRGGGDGISCGLASAVMCAEKMGQKGWAAHDYFFDQQEEIIRAGNLDKNLEDVSKATGLALEELKTCVKDPATAELIRKMAKEGETAQIQGTPTVFANGKLLSGGQLIPILEAAYRSLK